The following coding sequences lie in one Thalassoglobus polymorphus genomic window:
- a CDS encoding HlyD family efflux transporter periplasmic adaptor subunit, producing MTSAPPTSPPFSEKQSPIPVRRRKDLIVQQTGEGSHPVWTVKDPISERFFQLRQADYFVFLNLDGQTSLEEIQQRFFKSHSPRQLSEEQILIFVQRLFSQGLVHIEKFGLADSILERRTRLEANERKQKLSSILAIRFRGIDPDTTLERCLPFVNWLFSPVCFVLSMLLSLFAIGIVVAEWESVTREMPRFGTFLKSGQFIWFAVTIGCIKVVHELAHAFACKRFGGECHELGAMLLAFTPCLYCNVSDSWLMKNRWHRIAIAGAGIYVEILMASICTLLWHWSIPGTIHTICLYIMVISSVSTVLLNGNPLLRYDGYYILSDLVGLPNLRSRSQGLVQGWLSQLFFGVRTPDPLRGQPLSKTLLGLYGILSGLYIWFVIFAILWMLYQVAKPYGLEAVVIALGVLLLSLRVTGLFGNILKFMKSLQQQKKFRPFRFGIAVALATGGLYGLLMLEFPRRLTAPCIVEAHETLPVFISSPGKIEFQKLTPGEAVNQGDLLATLTNRNLEREVLELEVKVVQQKKKIDLLITQQVDNPDAAAEIPSARAKLLNYEDRFERKQAELERLTLHAPGSGVLLPGEKLMKSESTNDEFQRTGFAIEKINDGAWLEVGTMLCRIADDSAYEAVLYLNQSDAVLLSRKSTASIIVTQSPGMVLTGEIIEIATEPLKVIPPILIRENMIPFAPDGSGQLQPAYPIHEVRVRIISSEKIKLAIGQTGNATIHLAPEPVLTTLTRVLRQTFTFEL from the coding sequence ATGACTTCCGCCCCTCCGACTTCTCCTCCATTCTCTGAAAAACAGAGTCCAATCCCTGTTCGGCGGCGGAAAGATTTAATTGTTCAGCAAACCGGAGAGGGCAGCCATCCCGTCTGGACAGTCAAAGACCCCATCTCCGAACGATTCTTTCAATTGCGACAAGCAGACTACTTTGTCTTCCTGAACCTCGACGGACAAACTTCTCTCGAAGAGATACAACAGAGGTTCTTCAAAAGTCATTCGCCTCGCCAACTCTCCGAAGAACAAATTCTCATTTTCGTTCAGCGACTCTTCTCGCAAGGACTGGTGCATATTGAGAAGTTTGGGCTCGCCGACTCAATCCTCGAACGCCGGACTCGCCTGGAAGCGAACGAACGAAAGCAAAAACTCTCCAGCATCCTCGCAATCCGTTTCCGGGGAATCGACCCCGACACAACGCTGGAGCGCTGCTTGCCATTTGTGAACTGGCTTTTCTCTCCGGTTTGCTTCGTGCTGTCCATGTTGCTCAGCCTGTTTGCGATCGGCATCGTTGTGGCGGAATGGGAATCAGTCACTCGTGAAATGCCTCGTTTCGGTACATTTCTGAAGTCGGGGCAGTTCATCTGGTTTGCCGTGACAATCGGCTGCATTAAAGTCGTGCATGAACTGGCACATGCTTTTGCATGCAAGCGATTCGGCGGAGAATGTCATGAACTCGGCGCGATGCTGTTGGCTTTCACACCCTGCCTGTACTGCAACGTCTCCGATTCCTGGTTAATGAAAAACCGCTGGCATCGCATTGCCATCGCCGGCGCGGGAATTTACGTCGAAATCCTGATGGCGTCGATCTGCACCTTACTGTGGCACTGGTCCATACCGGGGACGATCCACACGATTTGCCTTTACATCATGGTGATCAGTTCGGTCAGCACCGTCCTTTTGAACGGGAACCCCCTGCTCCGCTACGACGGTTACTACATCCTGTCCGATCTCGTTGGGCTCCCCAACTTGCGAAGTCGCTCACAAGGCTTAGTCCAAGGGTGGCTTTCCCAACTCTTCTTCGGAGTCCGCACGCCCGATCCGCTGCGCGGTCAACCGCTTTCAAAAACGTTGCTCGGGCTGTATGGAATCCTTTCAGGACTCTACATTTGGTTCGTGATCTTCGCCATCTTGTGGATGCTTTATCAGGTCGCAAAACCCTACGGACTCGAAGCTGTCGTCATCGCACTGGGCGTGTTGCTACTCTCACTGCGAGTCACCGGGCTCTTTGGAAACATACTCAAATTTATGAAATCACTGCAGCAACAAAAAAAGTTCAGGCCGTTTCGTTTCGGAATCGCTGTTGCTTTGGCAACTGGAGGACTGTACGGACTATTGATGCTCGAATTCCCACGCAGGCTGACCGCTCCCTGCATTGTCGAAGCACATGAGACTCTCCCCGTCTTCATTTCATCTCCGGGGAAGATCGAGTTCCAGAAGTTGACACCGGGTGAAGCAGTCAATCAGGGGGATCTTCTGGCGACGTTGACCAACCGAAACCTTGAGCGAGAAGTTCTCGAACTTGAAGTCAAAGTTGTGCAACAAAAAAAGAAGATCGACTTACTCATCACCCAACAAGTCGACAACCCGGACGCCGCAGCGGAGATTCCATCTGCTCGCGCGAAGCTTCTCAATTACGAAGACCGATTCGAACGAAAGCAGGCAGAACTTGAAAGACTGACACTCCACGCTCCCGGTTCTGGAGTACTCTTGCCCGGTGAAAAATTGATGAAATCTGAGTCAACGAATGATGAATTTCAGCGAACAGGATTCGCGATTGAGAAAATCAACGACGGAGCCTGGCTGGAAGTCGGCACAATGCTTTGCCGCATCGCGGACGATTCAGCGTATGAAGCAGTGCTCTACTTGAATCAATCCGATGCTGTGCTGCTCTCCCGAAAGAGCACTGCCTCAATCATCGTCACACAATCACCTGGGATGGTGCTCACCGGAGAGATCATCGAAATTGCTACCGAGCCCTTAAAGGTGATCCCTCCAATTCTCATTCGCGAAAACATGATCCCCTTTGCCCCCGACGGTTCCGGCCAGCTTCAGCCAGCCTACCCTATTCACGAGGTACGAGTCCGCATCATCTCCTCAGAGAAGATCAAACTCGCCATTGGCCAGACCGGCAACGCGACCATCCATCTGGCCCCAGAACCCGTTCTCACCACACTCACCCGTGTACTTCGTCAAACCTTTACATTTGAGCTGTGA
- a CDS encoding valine--tRNA ligase: protein MTDIPKLYDPQEAQAKWFPFWEQRGDFNADPVPGKESHTIMIPLPNVTGALHMGHALNGTCQDLITRWRRMQGFEALWMPGTDHAGIATQAVVERRMLEEEGLTRHDIGREALVNRIWRWKDAYEKRIISQQKSLGASCDWRRIRFTLDDVCAKAVRRTFFKMFSDGLIFRGKRLVNWDVQLQTAVADDEVFEEDVAGHFWTFNYPVVDEDGKPTGERIRYATTRPETMLGDTAVCVHPTDERYTKLVGKSVKIPLNNRIIPIIADALLADKEKGTGAVKVTPAHDPNDYACYLRNPEIGIINILNADGTLNENGGEWEGIDRLEVRGKVVERMAELGRFEGVEDRTIPLKHSDRSKTPVEPFLSDQWFVRMGDDEDGTPGLAQKAVDAVEDGRVRFFPSRYAKTYTEWLGEKRDWCISRQLWWGHRIPVWTAKAEQQQMEEILKNIGCESIDLNELNAELSTKSIREGMLVQLEQGDGEELICRICIDADVPETESLLESAGFEQDPDVLDTWFSSALWPHATLGWPDLDHNPPLNEEEVLSQTQLNETQLAPGEQPEELVASDQLVQGESAGENTGNEVLSYFYPGSVLITSRDIITLWVARMVLTGLYNMDDVPFQHVHVHPKILDGFGQTMSKSKGNGVDPVDLIEKYGADAIRFTIASFAGETQDVRLPISYECPHCEEMIAPKQYKLDTSTIVVPSTMKGEFPIPQGAPKPTLVCSNKKCKKESQFTTPLYDADPDEPIAKMVSERFEYGRNFCNKFWNAARFAMMNLVESDNGPGYTAGEVTEDQLQLEDRWILSRLSTVANQIDEFLSRYQFDAATRAIRDFTWNEFCDWYLEMIKPRLRDAESRATAQRILLAVLDSLVRLLQPFTPFICEELWNRLNEIATDRALPVNDVTPENSPKAILSTQTVEDSCINASWPKLPSAWQDDALEKRFERLQETIVAIRNVRAIYSIPPGTSVKLLMRASAEVAGDMQSVAAQFDNLTKAVLEAAGAEVERPNGSASFSLGDADGYIPLEGLIDTAEELERQKKKLAEVEKHIKGSEAKLNNEKFVNSAPEAVVNGVRETLANNQSQKASIEEIIRDLS from the coding sequence ATGACCGATATCCCAAAACTTTACGATCCACAAGAAGCTCAAGCGAAATGGTTTCCATTCTGGGAACAGCGAGGTGACTTCAACGCTGATCCTGTCCCAGGAAAAGAGTCTCATACGATTATGATTCCGCTCCCGAACGTGACCGGTGCGTTGCACATGGGCCACGCGTTAAACGGGACTTGCCAGGATTTGATCACGCGCTGGCGGCGGATGCAGGGCTTTGAAGCACTCTGGATGCCAGGAACCGATCATGCCGGGATTGCGACACAGGCTGTCGTCGAACGCCGGATGCTGGAAGAGGAAGGGCTCACCCGTCATGACATCGGTCGCGAAGCACTCGTGAACCGGATTTGGCGTTGGAAAGATGCTTACGAAAAGCGAATTATCTCTCAGCAGAAATCACTCGGAGCCAGTTGCGATTGGCGACGTATCCGCTTTACGTTAGATGATGTTTGTGCAAAGGCTGTTCGCCGAACGTTCTTTAAAATGTTCAGCGACGGACTCATTTTTCGCGGCAAACGCCTCGTCAACTGGGATGTTCAATTACAAACCGCTGTCGCCGATGATGAGGTTTTCGAAGAAGACGTCGCTGGTCACTTCTGGACCTTCAACTATCCAGTGGTTGATGAAGATGGTAAGCCTACTGGTGAACGAATCCGCTACGCGACGACTCGACCGGAAACAATGCTGGGCGATACCGCTGTCTGTGTGCACCCAACAGATGAGCGTTACACTAAGTTAGTTGGCAAGAGCGTCAAAATTCCGCTCAATAATCGCATCATCCCGATCATCGCTGACGCACTTCTGGCAGACAAAGAGAAAGGGACCGGAGCGGTCAAAGTGACACCGGCTCACGACCCGAACGATTACGCCTGTTACCTGCGTAATCCTGAAATCGGCATCATTAATATCCTGAATGCCGACGGCACACTCAATGAGAATGGCGGGGAATGGGAAGGAATTGACCGGCTCGAAGTGCGCGGAAAAGTCGTCGAAAGAATGGCAGAACTCGGCCGCTTCGAAGGTGTCGAAGATCGCACCATTCCGCTCAAGCACAGCGACCGCTCGAAAACACCTGTCGAACCGTTCTTGTCTGATCAGTGGTTCGTTCGCATGGGCGATGACGAAGATGGTACTCCCGGTCTGGCACAGAAAGCGGTCGACGCCGTCGAAGATGGACGCGTGCGATTCTTCCCGTCACGCTATGCGAAAACCTACACCGAATGGCTCGGCGAGAAACGCGACTGGTGTATCAGTCGACAGCTTTGGTGGGGACACCGAATTCCTGTTTGGACAGCCAAGGCCGAACAGCAGCAAATGGAAGAGATCTTAAAGAATATCGGTTGCGAGTCCATCGATCTGAATGAGTTGAACGCAGAGCTTTCCACGAAAAGTATTCGCGAAGGGATGCTCGTACAATTAGAGCAAGGGGATGGAGAGGAATTGATATGCCGCATTTGCATTGATGCCGATGTTCCAGAAACCGAATCTCTCCTCGAAAGTGCTGGTTTTGAGCAAGACCCGGACGTGCTCGACACTTGGTTCTCTTCTGCGCTCTGGCCGCATGCGACGCTCGGTTGGCCGGACTTGGATCACAATCCACCGCTCAATGAAGAGGAAGTTCTGAGTCAAACGCAACTGAACGAGACTCAGTTGGCACCGGGGGAACAACCAGAGGAACTGGTCGCCAGTGATCAATTGGTTCAGGGGGAATCAGCCGGAGAAAATACGGGCAATGAAGTTCTCTCTTACTTCTACCCTGGGTCTGTTCTCATCACATCGCGTGACATCATTACATTGTGGGTCGCGCGTATGGTGCTGACCGGCTTGTACAACATGGACGACGTCCCGTTTCAGCATGTGCATGTTCATCCGAAAATTCTCGATGGGTTTGGGCAGACGATGTCCAAATCGAAAGGGAACGGGGTTGATCCTGTCGACCTGATCGAGAAGTACGGCGCCGATGCGATTCGCTTCACGATTGCCTCGTTCGCTGGTGAAACGCAAGATGTTCGTCTCCCCATCAGCTACGAGTGTCCGCACTGTGAAGAGATGATTGCTCCCAAGCAGTACAAGCTGGACACGTCGACAATTGTCGTCCCGAGTACCATGAAGGGGGAGTTCCCGATTCCGCAAGGAGCCCCGAAACCGACGTTGGTTTGCTCGAACAAGAAGTGCAAAAAAGAAAGTCAGTTCACCACTCCGCTGTACGATGCTGATCCAGATGAACCGATCGCGAAAATGGTCAGCGAGCGTTTCGAATATGGTCGCAACTTCTGCAACAAGTTCTGGAACGCAGCCCGATTTGCGATGATGAACCTTGTGGAGAGTGACAACGGCCCCGGCTATACAGCCGGTGAAGTGACGGAAGATCAATTGCAACTTGAAGACCGCTGGATCTTGTCCCGGCTTTCAACAGTCGCTAACCAGATCGATGAGTTCCTGAGTCGTTATCAATTCGATGCCGCCACACGTGCGATTCGGGACTTCACCTGGAACGAGTTCTGCGACTGGTATCTGGAAATGATTAAGCCGCGTCTTCGCGACGCAGAATCACGAGCAACTGCCCAACGCATTCTGCTCGCTGTTCTCGATTCGCTGGTGCGACTGCTGCAACCATTCACGCCATTCATCTGCGAAGAACTGTGGAATCGCTTGAACGAAATTGCGACAGATCGAGCACTCCCGGTCAACGATGTTACCCCAGAGAATTCACCCAAGGCGATTCTGAGTACGCAAACGGTTGAAGATTCATGTATTAACGCCAGTTGGCCTAAGCTTCCGAGTGCCTGGCAAGACGACGCTCTTGAAAAACGTTTTGAGCGATTGCAGGAGACTATCGTTGCGATCAGAAATGTTCGCGCGATCTACAGCATTCCGCCGGGAACCTCAGTCAAATTGCTGATGCGAGCAAGTGCTGAAGTTGCTGGCGACATGCAGTCTGTCGCAGCTCAGTTCGACAACCTGACCAAAGCTGTCCTCGAAGCGGCCGGTGCGGAGGTCGAACGACCGAACGGATCAGCCAGCTTTTCACTCGGTGACGCCGACGGGTACATTCCCCTCGAAGGTCTGATCGACACGGCTGAAGAACTTGAACGCCAGAAGAAAAAGCTTGCTGAAGTCGAAAAGCACATCAAAGGTTCTGAAGCAAAACTGAACAACGAGAAATTCGTCAACAGCGCCCCCGAAGCTGTCGTCAACGGTGTCCGAGAAACACTCGCAAACAACCAAAGCCAGAAAGCGAGTATCGAAGAGATCATTCGCGATCTAAGCTAA
- a CDS encoding efflux RND transporter periplasmic adaptor subunit produces MTVAPPVQKKIVEWDAYTGRLEAVEFVEVRSRVSGYLESIHFNEGQIVEKGALLFVIDPRPFHAELNGAKAALSQAVSMVEQAKAKLNEAKAKGLQSDAQLQLAEARVQRARLLKASNASTQEELDQREAELLQAKADVEASKAEASSAEAAIASAKAAIDSAKASVVTAELNLDYTQVRAPVTGRVSREYVTEGNLISGGSAASTLLTTIASVDPIYCTFDANEQQVLKYIRLAQAGRRQSSRDAKNPVYLGLTDEDGFPHVGHMDFVDNRFNTNTASMRARCVFSNDDQVLLPGMFARIRIPGSAGYEAILIPDSSVGTDQASQFVYIVVDGIIERRSVKLGPIVDGLRVVREGLEGGESLVIEGMIRARPGLEVTTQTGEIQIIEDGLPDDYEPLPREKWVSPETNPPPKSTSPQMPDSATPATNAEEGENKS; encoded by the coding sequence ATGACTGTCGCGCCTCCGGTGCAGAAAAAAATCGTTGAGTGGGATGCCTATACCGGTCGGCTCGAAGCTGTTGAGTTCGTCGAAGTTCGCTCTCGGGTGAGTGGCTATTTAGAGTCGATTCACTTCAATGAGGGACAGATTGTCGAAAAAGGGGCCCTCCTCTTCGTCATCGATCCTCGCCCCTTTCACGCGGAACTCAATGGGGCGAAGGCAGCATTGAGCCAAGCTGTTTCGATGGTTGAGCAGGCAAAAGCAAAACTGAATGAAGCGAAAGCCAAGGGACTCCAGTCAGACGCGCAGTTACAATTGGCTGAAGCTCGCGTGCAACGGGCTCGCCTACTCAAAGCAAGTAACGCAAGCACTCAGGAAGAACTTGATCAGCGAGAAGCAGAGTTACTTCAAGCCAAAGCAGACGTGGAAGCCAGCAAAGCTGAGGCGAGTTCAGCTGAGGCAGCTATTGCCTCAGCCAAAGCCGCCATCGACTCCGCCAAAGCGAGTGTGGTCACAGCAGAACTTAATCTCGACTACACCCAAGTCAGAGCCCCAGTGACCGGACGCGTCAGCCGAGAGTACGTCACAGAGGGAAATCTCATCAGTGGTGGCTCGGCCGCCTCCACATTGCTAACGACGATTGCATCCGTTGACCCGATCTATTGCACGTTTGATGCGAATGAACAACAGGTTCTCAAATACATTCGACTGGCTCAAGCTGGCAGACGGCAAAGCTCGCGTGACGCGAAAAACCCTGTCTACCTAGGGTTAACTGACGAAGATGGCTTCCCGCATGTCGGACACATGGACTTTGTCGACAACCGATTCAATACGAACACCGCCAGTATGCGTGCTCGTTGTGTCTTTTCGAATGACGATCAAGTATTGCTGCCGGGCATGTTCGCACGGATTCGAATTCCTGGAAGTGCTGGATACGAAGCGATACTGATTCCCGATTCGTCTGTCGGAACCGATCAGGCGTCACAGTTTGTCTACATCGTCGTAGATGGCATCATTGAACGTCGATCGGTGAAATTAGGACCAATCGTCGACGGCTTGCGCGTCGTACGAGAAGGACTGGAAGGTGGGGAATCACTTGTCATCGAAGGGATGATTCGAGCCCGCCCAGGACTGGAAGTCACCACGCAAACAGGGGAAATCCAAATCATTGAAGATGGACTTCCTGACGACTATGAACCTCTCCCTCGCGAAAAGTGGGTTTCTCCAGAAACCAATCCACCCCCAAAGTCTACCTCGCCTCAAATGCCTGATTCAGCAACACCCGCTACGAATGCTGAAGAAGGAGAAAACAAGTCATGA
- a CDS encoding MBL fold metallo-hydrolase, translating to MIENLPLKTMVHGGLTIEGYSRAAVQTYWRIPELKIGFDLGGSPWSFMGTQTFFLSHGHLDHMAALPAYVARRRMMKMEPPTIYVPAKIVEPVERLLRAWQKLDRGRMICNLVAAEPGEEYELSREHVVTTFPTKHTVPSLGYVIWERRKKLKPEYQELSGPEIRDLRLSGIEVSGEVRTPIVCYCGDTAPQGLDNCEAVYQAKILITELTFFRPEHRKEKIHKFGHTHLDDLVDRADRFQNELIILGHLSTRYHPDQLRRAVDQRLPESLKERIELWV from the coding sequence ATGATCGAAAATCTTCCCTTGAAAACCATGGTCCATGGTGGGCTCACGATTGAAGGATATTCACGTGCAGCTGTCCAAACGTATTGGCGAATTCCTGAATTGAAAATTGGATTCGACCTGGGAGGCAGTCCCTGGTCGTTTATGGGGACGCAAACGTTCTTTCTTTCGCACGGTCACCTTGATCACATGGCTGCTCTTCCAGCGTATGTGGCACGTCGACGGATGATGAAGATGGAGCCGCCGACGATTTATGTTCCTGCGAAAATTGTCGAGCCAGTTGAGCGGCTTCTCAGAGCGTGGCAAAAACTGGATCGTGGGCGGATGATCTGTAATCTGGTCGCTGCTGAACCGGGAGAGGAATACGAACTCTCTCGCGAGCATGTTGTGACAACATTTCCGACCAAGCACACTGTTCCTTCGCTCGGTTACGTGATCTGGGAGAGACGGAAGAAGCTGAAACCTGAATATCAGGAGCTTTCCGGGCCAGAGATCCGGGACTTACGATTGAGCGGGATTGAAGTGAGCGGGGAAGTTCGCACGCCAATTGTCTGCTATTGTGGGGATACCGCTCCGCAAGGTCTCGACAATTGTGAGGCAGTCTATCAGGCGAAAATTCTGATCACAGAACTGACTTTCTTCCGTCCAGAGCATCGCAAGGAAAAAATTCATAAGTTCGGGCATACACACCTGGATGATCTTGTCGACCGGGCTGATCGGTTTCAAAATGAACTCATCATCCTGGGGCATCTCAGCACGCGATATCATCCCGATCAGCTGCGCCGTGCGGTTGATCAGCGACTCCCGGAGAGTTTGAAAGAGCGGATCGAGCTTTGGGTGTGA
- a CDS encoding MarR family winged helix-turn-helix transcriptional regulator gives MANSRLQQEIKKKRPFESSRQEANLNVLKTTDLLQNRFGRFFREFGLTPSQYNVLRILREEGSPLPSLEVGARMIQVVPAMTGLIDRLEKQELVRRRRCKEDRRIVYIELTDSALTLLEEIAPPLLELHDRLSCELTAKEVKELTRLMEKMRSGIED, from the coding sequence ATGGCAAATAGCCGTTTACAACAAGAGATAAAAAAGAAAAGACCATTCGAGTCCTCGCGACAAGAAGCGAACTTGAATGTGTTGAAAACGACAGATTTGCTTCAAAATCGCTTCGGTCGATTCTTTCGTGAATTCGGGCTCACTCCTTCACAATATAATGTCTTGCGGATTTTACGCGAAGAAGGCAGTCCGCTTCCTTCCTTGGAAGTCGGCGCACGGATGATTCAAGTTGTGCCTGCCATGACAGGATTGATTGACCGGCTTGAAAAGCAGGAACTTGTCCGCCGCAGACGCTGTAAAGAAGACCGACGCATCGTCTATATTGAACTCACCGATTCGGCCTTAACATTGCTTGAGGAAATTGCTCCGCCGCTCTTGGAACTTCACGATCGACTCAGCTGTGAACTGACAGCCAAAGAAGTGAAAGAGTTGACTCGACTGATGGAAAAAATGCGATCTGGGATTGAAGACTGA
- a CDS encoding efflux RND transporter periplasmic adaptor subunit, with product MLESLLILLVSAPVENPPAKPIPVQSAVVSLIDDVSLAFGESGIVEKVYVSAGDQIRKGDQLAELNSTDAELEINRVHAELEMAKLKAHNDLNVQLSVKALGLANAELSRAVKANEEFENTVSASEIDRLTLSRDEAELRIEQAKHDLEYTRLQVRLKNVEFDIARRKRERRELKSPIDGVVVKVEHHRGEWAQPDQTFCRIIRTDRVRVEGFVNEADGDVEIGQRVMLSLLSSKTSEPQHFPGKVTFVDPEIDTVTGQYRISAEFENPGGILRAGQRPTLLIVE from the coding sequence ATGCTTGAATCTCTACTAATACTTCTTGTTTCGGCTCCCGTCGAGAACCCTCCAGCCAAGCCGATTCCAGTTCAGTCAGCGGTTGTCTCCCTCATCGACGACGTCAGCTTAGCTTTCGGCGAATCTGGGATTGTCGAGAAAGTCTACGTCTCCGCAGGAGATCAAATTCGCAAAGGAGATCAGTTAGCGGAACTGAATTCGACTGACGCAGAACTCGAAATCAATCGTGTTCATGCAGAGCTCGAAATGGCAAAGCTGAAAGCTCACAACGATTTAAATGTCCAGTTGAGTGTCAAAGCGTTAGGTTTGGCAAATGCTGAATTGTCGCGGGCTGTCAAAGCGAATGAAGAATTTGAGAATACCGTTTCGGCATCTGAAATCGACCGTTTAACTCTCTCCCGCGACGAAGCAGAACTCAGAATCGAACAGGCGAAACACGATCTCGAATACACACGCTTACAAGTGCGTCTCAAAAATGTGGAGTTCGATATTGCTCGTCGAAAGCGAGAACGCAGAGAACTCAAGTCCCCGATCGATGGTGTGGTCGTTAAAGTCGAACATCACAGAGGAGAGTGGGCACAGCCCGATCAGACATTCTGCCGCATCATCCGCACCGACCGCGTTCGCGTTGAAGGATTTGTCAACGAAGCAGATGGAGATGTCGAAATCGGCCAACGGGTCATGCTCTCACTCCTTTCCAGCAAAACGAGTGAGCCTCAACATTTCCCCGGCAAAGTGACATTCGTCGATCCCGAGATTGACACCGTCACTGGTCAATATCGCATCTCTGCTGAATTTGAAAACCCCGGAGGAATCCTGCGTGCTGGACAGCGACCCACTCTGTTAATCGTTGAATAA
- a CDS encoding DUF6677 family protein yields the protein MTDQQINLKNPVIAGVLAYLLPGAGHLYQGRMFKAGVYAICILGLFFSGMAMADWKAVQPPPKGSGKKIDMLKYAAQLGVGLPSMYGLVQRERYGPAGSRPTSPALEEFSAPFEGLINLRGDSPLTEEIEGTVHLEPQTDRFGDTTYAGRLETVIDGKEFEFQLGSHIHLGREVKASENRVLEAPILGAQATPFQSIGEIRGSIPRPFLNWYQVPMDDEEVQELHGKLGKYHELAMVFTWVAGLLNVLAIWDAVEGPAYGYGGLESDTEDENSTNETDAK from the coding sequence ATGACAGATCAACAGATCAACTTGAAGAACCCAGTCATTGCTGGTGTTTTGGCCTATCTGCTTCCCGGAGCAGGGCATCTGTATCAAGGGCGGATGTTCAAAGCAGGTGTTTACGCGATTTGCATTCTCGGCTTGTTCTTTTCGGGGATGGCAATGGCGGACTGGAAAGCCGTGCAGCCCCCACCAAAAGGGTCGGGAAAGAAAATCGACATGCTGAAATACGCCGCCCAACTCGGTGTCGGTTTACCGTCGATGTACGGGCTTGTTCAACGTGAGCGGTATGGTCCTGCCGGAAGTCGGCCAACATCGCCCGCCTTGGAGGAGTTTTCTGCTCCGTTTGAGGGACTCATTAATCTCCGTGGTGATTCTCCTTTGACCGAAGAAATCGAGGGGACTGTTCATCTCGAACCGCAAACTGACCGTTTTGGCGACACCACTTACGCAGGCCGGTTAGAGACTGTGATTGATGGCAAAGAGTTTGAGTTTCAGCTGGGAAGTCACATTCATCTGGGACGAGAAGTCAAAGCTTCAGAGAATCGGGTTCTCGAAGCCCCGATCCTCGGAGCCCAGGCGACACCTTTTCAGTCAATCGGCGAAATTCGGGGATCAATTCCGAGACCATTTCTGAATTGGTATCAAGTGCCGATGGATGATGAGGAAGTTCAGGAACTCCATGGGAAGCTGGGCAAGTATCACGAACTTGCGATGGTGTTTACCTGGGTCGCTGGTTTACTCAACGTTCTCGCGATTTGGGATGCTGTTGAAGGACCGGCCTATGGTTACGGAGGCTTGGAATCGGATACGGAAGATGAAAACTCCACCAACGAAACCGATGCTAAGTAG